The sequence below is a genomic window from Oncorhynchus nerka isolate Pitt River linkage group LG7, Oner_Uvic_2.0, whole genome shotgun sequence.
CATGTCTCCATCACAGGTCACCAAGGGTACAGTACGATGTATATCCTTAATAAAACAATTTGTGATGGTTAATTTTGCATGCCTCATTTTCCAGTTGACATGGAACAAATCAATATGCAATATAGTTTTACCTACAGTATGACTTGCATAACCAACTCAGTGCCCTTGTGGTTAGTGTCCTCGCTGAGATTTAAAGGTTGGACAGCTCTATCCCTGGCCTAGTCATACTAAAGACTGTAAAAATGGGACCTGATGCATCTCTGCTTGGcacgatagatagatagatagataaggcCATTCGAAAGACTAGCATCTTGTCCAGGGGATGTACCACTAgtcgtagactgttctctatgctaccgcacggcaagcggtaccggagtgccaagtctaggtccaagatgcttctacccccaagccataactactgaacatctaatcaaatggctacccagactacttgcattgccccccccccccctttacgctgctgttactgttattatcaatgcataagttactttaataactctaccctcatgtatatatattatctcaactaaccggtgcccccaatCATTGACTCTATTTTACTGccgctctttaattatttgttactttatttcttattttgtatgtatttttcttaactgcattgttggttaagggcttgtaagtaagcatttctatgtaaggttgtattcggcgcaacaaataaaatttgatttgttggTGCCATGACATGACAACCGCCGTTTTTGTAAATACTGTCCCACCAAGGACTAACTCGGACTAACGTTAATGGCCAAAGGGGCcgttctccctcgctctctgtcactgtcaaatatatgtattttatttgtttaGACCAGAATCATTTTTAGTAGGTTATGTCTCTGTTCATCTCTTAAATGTGTTGACTTGCCTCACCAtggccagctagctagcatatcTAACCTAGCTAGTAGCTAACAGTGGAGGCTCCTGAGGGGAGGGTGGctcataatgtctggaacggcgcAAGTGGGATGGCATCAAATCATGTGTTttatttgataccattctacttttgctgctccagccattaccacaagcctgtccccaattaaggtgccacctgTGGTAACTACATATACTAGCCATCATATTGCTTGTAGCAAGCACCATGCCTGAGCTGTCTCCTCATTTCTTGCTCACTCGCTGTCCTGGCCAGCATAGCAAAGATTATcttcactgagtgtacaaactatttggaataccttcctaatattgagttgcacccccctttgccctcagaacagcctcaaatcGTTAGGGCATGGATGACAAGGTGTCGAACGTGtactacagggatgctggcccatggtgactccaatgcttcccacagttgtcaagttggctggatatcttttgggtggtggaccattcttgatacacaagggaaactgttgagtgtggaaaaacctggcagcgttgcagttcttgacacgctCAAACTGGtgggcctggcacctactaccataccccgttcaaaggcacttaaatattttgtcttgcccattcatcctctgaatggcacacatacacaattcatgtctcaagtcttaaaaatccttctttaacctgtctccccttcatctacactgatagaagtggatttaaacaggtgacatcaataagggatgatagctttcacctggattcacctggtctgtATGCCATGGAaagaggtgttcctaatgttttgtacactgtgtatgtgtgtgtgtgtgtatatatatatatatatatatatatatatatatatatatatatacggagTTATTCAGTGTATATAGTAcagcttcgcctcttcctctctgatccaGAAATACTTGAAGAAATTAAGAGTATTTCTGTCTGAGCATAGCTAGCAAGCCCAGCCCAGGCAACCACTTCCACCTCACATTACCAAAGCACCCCCACCGTGTTTGACAGGTCTAACACACATCGAAAACCCAAAGGAGCAATGAGGAAACTAAATAGCAAAGTTGAGCAGTGATTGATTTATAGAATTTTATTGATAATTTGAATTTTGTCACAATTCATGCAGTCACAAGTAAATTACATGAGATTTTAAGCTTTTTTGAATTTAagcttttacatttttaaatgtgtCAGTGTTGTACTGTGGAAATGAAATATGAAACACTTTGCTATTTCTTTTTCAAATCAGCAGGCATTATGCATACTCAATCATGAAAACGATAATGCTTAAAATGTTGTCATAAATGCATACCCATTTAGGAAAAGGAATTAGAAACTCAGATTTATATTTTGCCCATTTATAATTTTTTATATTGAATAAAGCCACTAATAAACTTCTTACACACTAACTGCCACCATAGATTTTTCAACTAAACTTGGCTGTACTTTAATCGTTCTCGATTCAGTGAAAAAATGTATCTTAGAAATGTCAGTTTCAAGTTGCAGATGGTtctacaaaaaaaaatatattaaatccATATTTTGTACCCTCCCATCTTAGCTGCCGCACATCTAGCATTTCCCAGCAGCTTTGCAGGAACTACTAGTTTTTATGCGGCACGGCCAGGTGTAGCATTAGATGGCAGTTCGTCACACAGTGCAACCAAAACAAAGATCTACACACATGCAAGAGGCATATCTCACTCAATACAAAACATGGATTTAATAGCTTTCTGAATTTTCTATGATTTTTGTAGAACCACCTGCAACTGGAAACTGACATTTCTAAGATACTTTTTTTTCACTGACTAGAGTTTGAAGATTAGTTGAAAAATCTGTGGTGGTTTGTGTAGGGCTTTCCTGCAAAGCCCAGTAATGCACACCAAACATCTTTGGCTGTACGCCAGATAATGTGATATATGTATCTACAGAATTTAGTACTGTGTTGGTTAGGAATACAGTGCCTTTTATGTCTGAGTTTGTGTTGTGTAAACAATGACTGTACTACGTACTGTACTTTTCATTTGTTCCATAGCTTGTGAATCTGACATCAGCCACCATGACTTCTATTCCCATGACAGGTAAGTGGGACGTCCTTTTTTTGTGTTAGAGAAATGCCATTTTATATGGCACTTATTTCACAAAGAAGACAAAATACGTTTATTTGAATTTTGAAGTCCGTGTGTCAATGAAATACTGtaaccatattttcctctataGAGTTGATGACACACAACCCTTTTTCATGACGGCTTTACTTCTGATTTAAGGCACTGCGTTATGTCAAATAGATTAAACTTGGGCTGGACCTGAGTTTAGCCATTTTGTAAGCAGATTACTGTGTAATAAAATACAGTTCAGATTTCCCTGCATTGAGAAAATGATGCAGTTTCTCATGTTTATACTAGCACAGCCTACAGTATGAAACAGATTGTTTTATGTCTTCAGCAACAGAGATGAGGCCTACATCGCTTCCCAGTCATACGGACTCCTCTGTCATTGGAAGTAGGCCTGATTTTATTTTAACTTTTCTTTTCACTTCAGTAtgataaaaacaaaaatgtgcaaaaCCCTATGTTTTAAAAGTAGACTCCACAAAATGTTGCCACAAGTAGCACCGCAGATATTGAGATAGAGATGCAAGACTTCACTCTTAGTATATGCGCATGTGCGGTTTACGttctgcatctacgtcatatccctgagtctacctttaaagcGTATGCATCTATCCTTAGCTGAACTTCTGTCCCTATTCTTAAAGcatttctctctcttctattctctctctgtagttGTCATCGTACTTGTTCTACTGACGCTAGCTGGCCTGGGTTTCCTTCTGTACCGGTACTTGTGCCACAACAAGGGTGCATACAGAACCACAGGAGAACCTGCCCCGGGGGAGGACTGTGATCTGGCCCACGGTGACATCGTAACTGATGAAAAGAAGGAGTACTTCATTTGAACTTGATGACGAGGAGGAATGTGAGAACTGTGGGTGGGTGTTTAACAAAATGTTCTCTGCCAAACTGACAGGAAATGACAATCTTTGATGGACATCTACCATATGTCTGCGGAATTGAAGACCTACATAGATTTTAACCAAGAGAACACACTATCACGTATAAGCACAAAAGCTGGGCAAGCGATGAGATTAATTAGTAAAAGTGTGTGCACACTGATGGTTTTAAAATTTAACAGTTGTGTGTAAAGTAAGAGAACTGTTTTAACACTGGTGGATGGAGGACTTCATGAGATTCTTGTGGGGGAATGTCTAAGATGGCGTCATATAATTGTTATCAATCTGCTCCCCATGTGTCAACTCTGAAGGGTTTTCATTTTCTGATTGTATTGgtaaagaaatatatatacagcggggagaacaagtatttgataacctgcaaaatcggcagtgtttcctacttacaaagcatgtagaggtctgtaatttctatcataggtacacttcaactgtgaggtTGGAGCCTGTTTGattgtgtggacaggtgtattttatacaggtaacgagtggagaagaggagggcttcttaaagaaaaactaacaggtctgtgagagccagaattcttactggttggtaggtgatcaaatacttatgtcatgcaataaaatgcaaattaattacttaaaaatcatacaatgtgattttctggatttttgttttagatacCGTCtctcagttgaagtgtacctatgataaaaattacagacctctacatgctttgtaagtaggaaacactgtcgaatatgcaggttatcaaatacttgttctccccactgtatatattttcctGGGGGCTAAATGGGAAATTGTATTTCTTGATCAGTAGAAGGcactgatttttttattttctcaTGCCATTATACATAATTTACCAGTTCAAAACTGGGCAGCTAGACGGGAAATGTTGTTTTGTATCTGTTACTATTACCAAATACACCATCTTGTGTTTGTATGGTCTTATTGAAGTATCTGCCAAAGGCAGTAAGTGGCATGAAAGACCTCAATTTGAGACTGCAGGTCTGACATGGCAATAAAGCTTGTTAGTTTTTAATCACTCAGTGTTCAATGTCCTTAATCCAGCTAGCTATAAGCCATAGGTGTTTATGCACGAAACATTTCTTCACCTCTTACGATTTATACAGGGCTGCTTGAGTCCTAATGCATGACACAAATCTGATTTTATAAATGATGGAAAAGCACTCGGAACAGGTAGCATTTCAAATTTCCAAAATATCCTTTATTCTAAATTTGTCACCTTGAATGTTGTTTAGTATAAAAAGTTAACTGCACCAGAGTTTTCTTCCAGACGCATGTCTCAAACCAAAGTGACACTTAGTAATCTTAAAAGAAAGTACTGTAGTCCATCAAATCACTTTAATACATATCCATATTATAAAAATGTTAAAGAGAATCCCTGAACTATAAATGTCCATAAATCCTTCAACAGAAACTTTTACTCCACACTGGCTGTGGTTGGCATGGCATCTACTGGTAAGCATTACGGTACATCATATTGCTAGGTCTAAACTGCGTTATAAACATGAGTCAGTTCTGGGACAGAAAGAAACTAAACAAAATTGTATGAGCCTTTTTTGTTCACATTTTGAAAGCTGTGTCCCCTTTTTAAACCCTATGATGCATCATTGTGTTTGGGAATGGGATACACATTTACAGCTGTGCAAAATGAGTGACATGACAACCATGTTTGGAATGGTAGCTAGTCATATGATCAGTGTAACCAAGAGCAGATGCAGTCTGATGATACAATGTGCAAACAGGTTGCATGCTAGGCTAGCAGGTTTCCAGACAGCTGATCAACTGACCAAAGTAACCTGGAATTCACATTTCAGTGAGGACTACATGTTTTAATGGAGGGCCACAACTATCAAATCTAGGCTATTAAGTCGGATACCCAGTGACACATGAATTTTGATCATAACATACAAGACATGAGTTGCATTACATACGGACAAATAAAGAAATTGCACTGAATGTTAATGTTTAAATCAAAATATCAAATTCTTGAATCTAGGTGTTTTCACAAACTGGATCAAACCTAGTGTTAGATATGACCTAAAAAGGTTATACGGGAGTTTAATAAGCAGCGCACATAAGTGTATTGGAAAAGAAACAGTTGTGTAAGCTCGACTGACACAATGCGTATTCATAAATAATGGTGTGGCTTAACACTACAATTAACAAGTCGGGTAAGGGGAACCATATGCAAGTGATTTGCTGCAGTCCTAAAACATTTAGGAATTTCACCCTGAGTGAAAAGACACTTCAATGAAATTCCTTCAATAAGTTGTACAGGAAAGAGTAGCCTTTGCCTAGCGCTGTATTTGCAGGTTATTAGCATTTGAACTAAAAACAAGTAGCAAAATCTATCATTTCCAGAAGTGTACATAAATTAAATTGTGGCATTTCTATAAAAATTAGCAATGATACATCTTCACAAAATTCAAAGTTGTACAGAGCAAAAGTGCAAAAAGGCATGCAGAACCACAGTCACAATTACATTAAACATTTAATCACCCCCTTACAAAATACAGCAACAAATGCCAGATCGAAGGTCTTAAGTACCTTCAAACCCATCATCACTGTTTGATATGTTTCCTTTTAAAATGTGCCATATTTGAATTATAATTAAGTCAATCAAACATTTTGTAGTGCAATCTAGACCATATCTTTGGTACAACCATCTCCGTGGTTATACTTACAAAGTAAGTAACTAGTAATTGATTCAAACAAATCACTTGAAGATGAGACAGAAAATAAACAAACTAGTTATATTTTAATTTAACCCGCAAAGGCTTCATAACAGTGCAGCCCTTAAAACCTACTGATCTTAGTAGGTTATTCTACCCTACATGACAGTACTTTGTGTTTTAAGAACAGGTTGTGGGTGCCATTATTTTACTTAACGAAACACTGGGATGATGTTCAACTCTGGGTATCCGACTTaggggaaaaatatatataactgcAAAAATGTAAAGCCAACCAACCCTTCGGTGATCCAAATCTCAATTTGGAAAATCACACTGAATTTCGTTCTTAAGTATTTTAAGTTAATACGCTTTTATTTAAGTCACGGTGCTGTTTGGCACCCGATTATGTTCATCTACAGTTGCCCAAGAAGGTACAGTAAACCACCATGGCATGTAATAGTCTGGTTAGAATTTTGTAATCCATTCTTGTTTGTTTTGGTTCTTGTTTAACATACCAGTATTCTATTATAGTACAATCCGGTGGCCAGAGAAACTGATTTTTTAGATAGGCCTACTGGGCATATTCAACATGCCATGCAACAGCAAAAAGAAAAAAACTAAAGTATATGTGATGCACTGCTTGGATCATTAGCACTCTTTGTGAGGAAGACATGAGGCCGAGTCCAAATAAACATGAAAAACTGAAATAATAAAGTACAAAAATGGTGACAGTTAAGAGTTTAGATCGATGTCATTCACTCAAAAAGAAAATCTAGCCAGTAACATATGAAATGTGTTTTGACTGAAGACAGCAGCACTATCCTTGTAAGGTCAGGGAACCGGTTCAGAAGCCCAAATTATGAATAAGTAATTAAGACAGACTCTGGATCGAAAGTGGAGTACTGTACCTTTTATCGGGGCTCTAAAGTATTACATTCCGTTAAGTGATATCAGTATTGTGGCATGGCCAAGCAGCCCGAAAGGGGTTGGCGgatgggacaggagagggagtcatCATTTTGAATGAGGGAGAGGAGTATGGGGAGAAGTTGTGGCAAATTCTGGCTGTTACCAGATGGTGTACCCACCATTGGAACCACCCATGAAGAAGTTGTTCTTGCGCTGTGTCATCATGACGTTGGCACCCTGCATGGCGGCCAGCTGAGCTGCATTAGGCATGTGGCCAGGAGGTGGGGGCTGTGATGTGTTTaggtgagggagaaagaaagTCACATGCATGAGTAACTTTACCAATATCTGTTAATCGACACCACAGGCAATATACTtggctcctcccttgtacttatTATGGTTATCGATGACTTTCCCCTCACGTGGTTGTCAAAGTCTTAAGTAGACACAAACTGAAAGGAAACAACAAAAACCAGCAAACACGCCACCCACCAGGAATTGAGCTTGACACCCCTGATATAGGCATGGTGTTTTGCGGATACTCACAGGGATGGAAGCACTGTTGCTTTGACCAAATCGAGCACCAGCATCATATCCTCCCTCCACTAGCACAGTGGAGCCAGGGGGATACATGGCTCCCATGGGGTAGTATGCCATGGGGACGTTGTGGCCCATTGGTCCAACAGCCATGGACTGGGGCAGTTGCATGTACATCTGAGTGCCAGGGTACTGGGCCATTTGCTGTAGCTGGCCAGCCTGAGATGGGTGCACATACCTGGGCTGATAAATCTTTGGAGTAATGGAAAGAGGATGAAAGGGGGAGTGTTAGACAGtctgtcagtgtgtttgtattGATATGATTGTGAATAATCTTCACAAAAGTAGATATCACATTTATTCCAAGTATAAATGGTTACCTCAGAGTATGCAGGTGGTGCGTCTGTGTAAGGGGGTGCCTGAGGAGACACTTGCATAGCAGGGGGGTAGATGGGTGCActgctctgctgtgggtacacagCTTGCTGGGGATAGGAACCTGTGATACACAAAATAATATTATGTATTATCACTACCAACACTTTGTTTTACTCAAACGTCACACAATTGCAAAACATTATTGAATGCCAGATTGTTAATCTAGACCACTCTTCGTGGGGTCGGAATAAAACAGATTTTCCCAGTTCAGGGATACGGGCGTCACTAGTTAACACAGCCACAGTCATGAACACCGttaatttctacaatttatctttAAAATCAGAACCTAATCCATACACCTAaccttaaaaaataaaataattcaatGAAATCGTACGATGGGCAATTTTGGCTTTGTGGCTGTGTTGTCTAATGGGAACAACAGTATTTTCAACCAAACTTCCGTTTCCACTGAAACGGATGTGGGAACTCCGCTCAGGCGTCTTTTTacgcctgctacattaggttaatCTACAACAGACCGTTCTAACAAAAGAAATGTACCCATGACTGGCTAACAGAACAGAGAAATACTTCCTTCGTCAATATAATGATTACAGTTGGCTAGTTAGCCACGTTAATATAGTCTGAACAATACAGTTAATACATTTACA
It includes:
- the LOC115132401 gene encoding DAZ-associated protein 2-like; its protein translation is MNNKGSYPQQAVYPQQSSAPIYPPAMQVSPQAPPYTDAPPAYSEIYQPRYVHPSQAGQLQQMAQYPGTQMYMQLPQSMAVGPMGHNVPMAYYPMGAMYPPGSTVLVEGGYDAGARFGQSNSASIPPPPPGHMPNAAQLAAMQGANVMMTQRKNNFFMGGSNGGYTIW